The proteins below are encoded in one region of bacterium:
- a CDS encoding sigma-70 family RNA polymerase sigma factor, producing MPLSVLRDKGIRSEEHKGPPEDEKKLLIEAKNGDFGAFSKLVERYQRKVYTVIYRFVRNHHEADDLAQETFIRAFKAIERFDVNYPFSPWIYRIAINLTLNHLKKKKLKIADVDLEFQSSGETPETTALKDETRKKVHKAIASLPLKLRQVLVLRVYEDWSYTRISEVLEIPVGTVMSRLSRAREMLKGELGALL from the coding sequence ATGCCTCTTTCGGTATTAAGAGACAAAGGGATAAGGTCCGAGGAACATAAAGGACCTCCCGAAGACGAAAAAAAACTCTTAATAGAGGCAAAAAATGGAGATTTTGGTGCGTTCTCCAAACTGGTAGAGCGTTATCAAAGAAAGGTTTATACAGTGATCTACAGGTTTGTAAGGAATCATCACGAAGCTGATGATCTGGCTCAAGAAACGTTCATACGCGCCTTCAAGGCAATAGAACGTTTCGATGTCAACTACCCTTTCAGCCCATGGATTTACCGTATAGCCATTAACCTGACCTTGAACCATCTGAAAAAGAAAAAACTCAAGATAGCTGATGTTGATCTTGAATTCCAATCTTCAGGTGAAACGCCTGAAACAACTGCCTTGAAGGATGAAACAAGGAAAAAAGTGCATAAGGCAATAGCCAGCCTGCCCTTAAAACTCAGACAGGTTCTTGTTCTGAGGGTATACGAGGACTGGTCGTATACGAGGATTTCCGAGGTGCTGGAGATACCTGTAGGAACGGTGATGTCGCGTCTTTCGCGCGCAAGAGAGATGCTTAAAGGGGAACTTGGAGCACTGCTATGA